A single region of the Canis lupus dingo isolate Sandy chromosome 38, ASM325472v2, whole genome shotgun sequence genome encodes:
- the TLR5 gene encoding toll-like receptor 5 isoform X1, translated as MGGERACRGSSTCQVPALEVRGEAAGAPVLHPPPPRWASFLCIPGAPGCHRVIGGLPGHSGRCRLPQDVRPSWPVCPAPAAPCAQSGRVALVQMTGALSRAALAPTGLGRGWEGDALTRQAGRFADGGPKDQRVRADPGRVWSAQGAEGRAPGTGRGRHQYPPPAIFPDALHASRLSDGKQTLLKVSVSQGPSTALSARPAGPTCGGRQVPVRGPPSRAPGWRWACTAVFPSRRIMGRQLGRALGLLLVAGAVAAASCCVADGRRALYRSCNLSQVPPVPSTTEILLLSFNYIRAITRASFPLLERLQLLELGTQQTPFSVDREAFRNLPNLRTLDLGNSRVDFLHPDAFQGLPHLQELRLFACGLSDVVLTDGYFRNLGALSRLDLSKNQIGSLELHASFRELGSLRSVDFSLNRIPAACEQGLRPLQGKALSLLNLAANGLYSRAPVDWGRCGNPFRNVVLETLDVSNNGWTADVTGNVTRAIGGSQISSLVLAHHIMGQGFGFRNIRDPDRSTFAGLAGSSVLRLDLSHGFVFSLNARLFEVLGDLKLLDLAHNKINRIAGEAFHGLGSVQVLNLSHNLLGELYDSDFSGLAEVAYIDLQHNHIGIIQDQTFRFLGALRTLDLRDNALKTVSFVPSIDTIFLGNNKLETVSHMDLTASFLELSDNRLEDLGDLYSLLRVPALQVLILNRNRLSACRGGHGPTGSVGPERLFLGSNMLQLAWETGRCWDVFRGLPRLRVLHLNHNYLAALPPGLLRDLTALRGLDLSANRLSTLSRGDLPAALEVLDVSRNQLLSLDPGLLAPLRAVDLTHNKFICGCELRPLVRWLNRTNVTVFGSRADVCCAYPSSLAGTPLSSVSMEGCDDEEALRTLTFSLFIFSTVGVTLFLLAVLVAAKLRGLCFLCYKAARRLLPAGPAEDGAPDAYQYDAYLCFSGRDFEWVQRALLRHLDAQYSSRNRLNLCFEERDFVPGREHIANIQDAVWSSRKVVCLVSRHFLRDGWCLEAFAAARSRCASHLDGALVLVVVGSLSQYQLRRHPAIGGFVRQRRYLRWPEDLQDVGWFLDTLSRHILQEQRGARGDGGIPLRTVAAVA; from the coding sequence ATGGGAGGAGAGCGTGCGTGCAGAGGAAGCAGCACGTGCCAAGTCCCAGCCCTGGAAGTGCGTGGAGAGGCGGCCGGAGCCCCCGTGTTGCACCCCCCGCCTCCCCGCTGGGCCTCCTTCCTTTGCAtccctggggcccctggatgtCATCGAGTCATCGGGGGCCTTCCTGGCCACTCTGGCCGCTGCCGCCTGCCCCAGGACGTGCGCCCCAGCTGGCCCGTGTGTCCAGCCCCTGCTGCACCCTGTGCACAGAGCGGACGTGTGGCACTTGTCCAGATGACGGGCGCCCTGAGCCGCGCCGCGCTCGCCCCcacaggcctgggcagggggtgggagggggatgcACTGACCCGTCAGGCTGGGCGCTTCGCGGATGGTGGCCCGAAGGACCAGCGTGTGCGTGCTGACCCGGGCCGTGTGTGGAGCGCgcagggggcggaggggcgggccCCCGGCACTGGGCGGGGGCGGCACCAGTATCCTCCGCCTGCCATTTTCCCCGACGCCCTGCACGCATCCCGGTTGAGTGACGGCAAACAGACTCTCCTCAAGGTAAGTGTTTCTCAAGGACCCAGCACGGCGCTGAGTGCGCGTCCCGCCGGGCCCACgtgtggggggaggcaggtgccTGTCCGGGGGCCCCCGTCCCGGGCCCCGGGGTGGCGTTGGGCTTGCACGGCTGTGTTTCCGTCCCGCAGGATCATGGGCCGCCAGCTGGGCCGCGCGCTGGGGCTGCTGCTTGTGGCCGGCGCCGTGGCCGCGGCATCCTGCTGCGTGGCTGATGGCCGGAGGGCCCTGTACCGCTCCTGCAAcctcagccaggtgcccccggtCCCCAGCACCACCGAGATCCTCCTGCTGAGCTTCAACTACATCCGGGCCATCACCCGCGCCTCGTTCCCCCTCCTGGAGCGGCTGCAGCTGCTGGAGCTGGGGACGCAGCAGACGCCCTTCAGCGTCGACAGAGAAGCCTTCAGGAACCTGCCCAACCTGCGCACCCTGGACCTGGGCAACAGCCGGGTGGATTTCCTGCATCCCGACGCCTTCCAGGGGCTGCCCCACCTGCAGGAACTCCGGCTGTTCGCCTGTGGCCTCTCCGACGTCGTGTTGACAGACGGTTATTTCAGAAACCTGGGGGCTTTGTCGCGCCTGGACCTGTCCAAAAATCAGATTGGGAGCCTCGAGCTTCACGCCTCCTTCCGGGAGCTGGGTTCCCTGAGGTCCGTGGACTTTTCCCTCAACCGGATCCCGGCTGCGTGTGAACAGGGGCTCAGGCCCCTGCAGGGCAAGGCGCTCTCCCTTCTGAACCTCGCGGCCAATGGCCTGTACAGCCGGGCCCCCGTGGACTGGGGGCGGTGCGGGAACCCGTTCAGGaacgtggtcctggagaccctggacgTGTCTAACAACGGCTGGACCGCAGACGTCACGGGCAACGTCACCAGGGCCATCGGTGGGAGCCAGATCTCCTCCTTGGTGCTCGCCCACCACATCATGGGGCAGGGGTTTGGCTTCCGGAACATCCGGGACCCTGACCGGAGCACGTTCGCGGGGCTGGCCGGGAGCTCGGTGCTGCGGCTGGATCTGTCGCACGGCTTCGTCTTCTCCCTGAACGCCCGACTGTTCGAGGTGCTCGGGGACCTGAAGCTCCTGGACCTCGCCCACAACAAGATCAACAGGATCGCGGGAGAAGCGTTTCACGGCCTCGGCAGCGTCCAGGTTCTCAACCTGTCGCACAATCTCCTGGGCGAGCTCTATGACTCTGACTTCTCGGGGCTCGCGGAGGTCGCCTACATTGACCTGCAGCACAATCACATCGGGATCATCCAGGACCAGACGTTCAGATTCCTGGGGGCGCTTCGGACCCTGGATCTCCGCGACAACGCCCTCAAAACCGTTTCCTTCGTGCCCAGCATAGACACCATCTTCCTGGGCAACAACAAGCTGGAGACCGTGTCCCACATGGACCTCACAGCCAGCTTCCTGGAGCTGTCGGACAACAGGCTGGAGGACCTGGGCGACCTCTACTCGCTCCTCCGGGTCCCTGCCCTGCAGGTCCTCATCCTCAACCGCAATCGCCTGTCCGCGTGCCGCGGCGGACACGGCCCCACGGGCAGCGTCGGCCCAGAGAGGCTCTTCCTCGGGAGCAACATGCTGCAGCTGGCCTGGGAGACCGGGCGGTGCTGGGACGTGTTCCGGGGGCTGCCCCGGCTCCGGGTGCTGCACCTGAACCACAACTACCTGGCCGCCCTCCCGCCGGGGCTGCTGCGGGACCTCACGGCGCTGAGGGGCCTCGACCTGAGCGCCAACAGGCTGAGCACGCTGTCCCGGGGCGACCTGCCTGCTGCCTTGGAGGTGCTGGATGTGTCCAGGAACCAGCTCCTGTCCCTGGACCCCGGGCTGCTCGCCCCGCTCAGAGCCGTGGACCTAACGCACAACAAGTTCATCTGCGGCTGCGAGCTCCGTCCCTTGGTGAGGTGGCTCAACCGGACCAACGTCACCGTGTTCGGGTCCCGCGCAGACGTGTGCTGCGCCTACCCCAGCTCGCTTGCGGGGACGCCCCTGTCCTCTGTCTCCATGGAGGGCTGTGACGACGAGGAGGCCCTGCGGACCCTCACGTTCTCCCTCTTCATCTTCTCCACCGTCGGGGTCACGCTGTTCCTCCTGGCCGTCCTCGTGGCCGCCAAGCTCCGGGGCCTTTGCTTCCTCTGTTACAAGGCGGCCCGGCGCCTCCTGCCTGCGGGGCCCGCCGAGGACGGAGCGCCCGACGCGTACCAGTACGACGCCTACCTGTGCTTCAGCGGCAGAGACTTCGAGTGGGTGCAGCGCGCGCTGCTCAGGCACCTGGACGCTCAGTACAGCTCCCGAAACAGGCTGAACCTGTGCTTCGAGGAGAGGGACTTCGTCCCGGGGCGGGAGCACATCGCCAACATCCAGGACGCCGTGTGGAGCAGCCGCAAGGTGGTCTGTCTGGTGAGCAGGCACTTCCTCCGCGACGGGTGGTGCCTGGAGGCCTTCGCGGCCGCGCGGAGCCGCTGCGCGTCCCACCTGGACGGCGCCCTCGTCCTGGTGGTCGTGGGCTCCCTGTCGCAGTACCAGCTGAGGAGGCACCCGGCCATCGGGGGCTTCGTGCGGCAGCGCCGGTACTTGAGGTGGCCCGAGGATCTGCAGGACGTGGGCTGGTTCCTGGACACGCTCTCCCGACACATCCTGCAGGAGCAGAGGGGCGCGCGCGGGGATGGCGGCATCCCGCTGCGCACCGTGGCGGCCGTCGCCTAG
- the TLR5 gene encoding toll-like receptor 5 isoform X2, which translates to MGRQLGRALGLLLVAGAVAAASCCVADGRRALYRSCNLSQVPPVPSTTEILLLSFNYIRAITRASFPLLERLQLLELGTQQTPFSVDREAFRNLPNLRTLDLGNSRVDFLHPDAFQGLPHLQELRLFACGLSDVVLTDGYFRNLGALSRLDLSKNQIGSLELHASFRELGSLRSVDFSLNRIPAACEQGLRPLQGKALSLLNLAANGLYSRAPVDWGRCGNPFRNVVLETLDVSNNGWTADVTGNVTRAIGGSQISSLVLAHHIMGQGFGFRNIRDPDRSTFAGLAGSSVLRLDLSHGFVFSLNARLFEVLGDLKLLDLAHNKINRIAGEAFHGLGSVQVLNLSHNLLGELYDSDFSGLAEVAYIDLQHNHIGIIQDQTFRFLGALRTLDLRDNALKTVSFVPSIDTIFLGNNKLETVSHMDLTASFLELSDNRLEDLGDLYSLLRVPALQVLILNRNRLSACRGGHGPTGSVGPERLFLGSNMLQLAWETGRCWDVFRGLPRLRVLHLNHNYLAALPPGLLRDLTALRGLDLSANRLSTLSRGDLPAALEVLDVSRNQLLSLDPGLLAPLRAVDLTHNKFICGCELRPLVRWLNRTNVTVFGSRADVCCAYPSSLAGTPLSSVSMEGCDDEEALRTLTFSLFIFSTVGVTLFLLAVLVAAKLRGLCFLCYKAARRLLPAGPAEDGAPDAYQYDAYLCFSGRDFEWVQRALLRHLDAQYSSRNRLNLCFEERDFVPGREHIANIQDAVWSSRKVVCLVSRHFLRDGWCLEAFAAARSRCASHLDGALVLVVVGSLSQYQLRRHPAIGGFVRQRRYLRWPEDLQDVGWFLDTLSRHILQEQRGARGDGGIPLRTVAAVA; encoded by the coding sequence ATGGGCCGCCAGCTGGGCCGCGCGCTGGGGCTGCTGCTTGTGGCCGGCGCCGTGGCCGCGGCATCCTGCTGCGTGGCTGATGGCCGGAGGGCCCTGTACCGCTCCTGCAAcctcagccaggtgcccccggtCCCCAGCACCACCGAGATCCTCCTGCTGAGCTTCAACTACATCCGGGCCATCACCCGCGCCTCGTTCCCCCTCCTGGAGCGGCTGCAGCTGCTGGAGCTGGGGACGCAGCAGACGCCCTTCAGCGTCGACAGAGAAGCCTTCAGGAACCTGCCCAACCTGCGCACCCTGGACCTGGGCAACAGCCGGGTGGATTTCCTGCATCCCGACGCCTTCCAGGGGCTGCCCCACCTGCAGGAACTCCGGCTGTTCGCCTGTGGCCTCTCCGACGTCGTGTTGACAGACGGTTATTTCAGAAACCTGGGGGCTTTGTCGCGCCTGGACCTGTCCAAAAATCAGATTGGGAGCCTCGAGCTTCACGCCTCCTTCCGGGAGCTGGGTTCCCTGAGGTCCGTGGACTTTTCCCTCAACCGGATCCCGGCTGCGTGTGAACAGGGGCTCAGGCCCCTGCAGGGCAAGGCGCTCTCCCTTCTGAACCTCGCGGCCAATGGCCTGTACAGCCGGGCCCCCGTGGACTGGGGGCGGTGCGGGAACCCGTTCAGGaacgtggtcctggagaccctggacgTGTCTAACAACGGCTGGACCGCAGACGTCACGGGCAACGTCACCAGGGCCATCGGTGGGAGCCAGATCTCCTCCTTGGTGCTCGCCCACCACATCATGGGGCAGGGGTTTGGCTTCCGGAACATCCGGGACCCTGACCGGAGCACGTTCGCGGGGCTGGCCGGGAGCTCGGTGCTGCGGCTGGATCTGTCGCACGGCTTCGTCTTCTCCCTGAACGCCCGACTGTTCGAGGTGCTCGGGGACCTGAAGCTCCTGGACCTCGCCCACAACAAGATCAACAGGATCGCGGGAGAAGCGTTTCACGGCCTCGGCAGCGTCCAGGTTCTCAACCTGTCGCACAATCTCCTGGGCGAGCTCTATGACTCTGACTTCTCGGGGCTCGCGGAGGTCGCCTACATTGACCTGCAGCACAATCACATCGGGATCATCCAGGACCAGACGTTCAGATTCCTGGGGGCGCTTCGGACCCTGGATCTCCGCGACAACGCCCTCAAAACCGTTTCCTTCGTGCCCAGCATAGACACCATCTTCCTGGGCAACAACAAGCTGGAGACCGTGTCCCACATGGACCTCACAGCCAGCTTCCTGGAGCTGTCGGACAACAGGCTGGAGGACCTGGGCGACCTCTACTCGCTCCTCCGGGTCCCTGCCCTGCAGGTCCTCATCCTCAACCGCAATCGCCTGTCCGCGTGCCGCGGCGGACACGGCCCCACGGGCAGCGTCGGCCCAGAGAGGCTCTTCCTCGGGAGCAACATGCTGCAGCTGGCCTGGGAGACCGGGCGGTGCTGGGACGTGTTCCGGGGGCTGCCCCGGCTCCGGGTGCTGCACCTGAACCACAACTACCTGGCCGCCCTCCCGCCGGGGCTGCTGCGGGACCTCACGGCGCTGAGGGGCCTCGACCTGAGCGCCAACAGGCTGAGCACGCTGTCCCGGGGCGACCTGCCTGCTGCCTTGGAGGTGCTGGATGTGTCCAGGAACCAGCTCCTGTCCCTGGACCCCGGGCTGCTCGCCCCGCTCAGAGCCGTGGACCTAACGCACAACAAGTTCATCTGCGGCTGCGAGCTCCGTCCCTTGGTGAGGTGGCTCAACCGGACCAACGTCACCGTGTTCGGGTCCCGCGCAGACGTGTGCTGCGCCTACCCCAGCTCGCTTGCGGGGACGCCCCTGTCCTCTGTCTCCATGGAGGGCTGTGACGACGAGGAGGCCCTGCGGACCCTCACGTTCTCCCTCTTCATCTTCTCCACCGTCGGGGTCACGCTGTTCCTCCTGGCCGTCCTCGTGGCCGCCAAGCTCCGGGGCCTTTGCTTCCTCTGTTACAAGGCGGCCCGGCGCCTCCTGCCTGCGGGGCCCGCCGAGGACGGAGCGCCCGACGCGTACCAGTACGACGCCTACCTGTGCTTCAGCGGCAGAGACTTCGAGTGGGTGCAGCGCGCGCTGCTCAGGCACCTGGACGCTCAGTACAGCTCCCGAAACAGGCTGAACCTGTGCTTCGAGGAGAGGGACTTCGTCCCGGGGCGGGAGCACATCGCCAACATCCAGGACGCCGTGTGGAGCAGCCGCAAGGTGGTCTGTCTGGTGAGCAGGCACTTCCTCCGCGACGGGTGGTGCCTGGAGGCCTTCGCGGCCGCGCGGAGCCGCTGCGCGTCCCACCTGGACGGCGCCCTCGTCCTGGTGGTCGTGGGCTCCCTGTCGCAGTACCAGCTGAGGAGGCACCCGGCCATCGGGGGCTTCGTGCGGCAGCGCCGGTACTTGAGGTGGCCCGAGGATCTGCAGGACGTGGGCTGGTTCCTGGACACGCTCTCCCGACACATCCTGCAGGAGCAGAGGGGCGCGCGCGGGGATGGCGGCATCCCGCTGCGCACCGTGGCGGCCGTCGCCTAG
- the DISP1 gene encoding protein dispatched homolog 1: MPLLMVAAEAASSWFGPSWFLPGHGWDTPLTPESADGILGKLTEVHERASTAAPEEPRRDQEPQDLLTSTVLCCSTERRRKELTNGWLRCWRRGRGQSKQPTKRQKEPSAAGSAWTVPCLENRVRGVLGPQDGPCRPFKLPKSYASLIADWPVLVLGMCTLLIVVCALVGVLVPELPDFSDPLLGFEPRGTVIGQRLVTWNNMVKNTGYKATLANYPFKYADEQAKSHRDDRWSDDHYEREKREVDWNFHKDSFFCDVPSDRYSRVVFASAGGDTLWSLPAIKSMCSVDNSRIRAHPQFGDLCQRTTVASCCPSWTLGNYIAILNNRSSCQQIVERDVSHTLKLLRACAKHYRNGTLQPDCWDAGARRKGQLKCSGVPRKCVKYNAVYQILHFLVDKDFLAPKAPAAPTAPTLRYSMLFSPTEKGESMMDIYLDNFENWNGSDGVTAVAGIEFGIKHSLFQDYLLTDTAYPAIAVLLVLLVMCAYTRSLFITLMTMFAVISSLIVSYFLYRVVFNFEFFPFMNLTALVILVGIGADDAFVLCDVWSYAKCDRPHAATAETVGVTLQHAALSMFVTSFTTAAAFYANYVSNITAIRCFGVYAGTAILVNYVLMVTWLPAVVVLHERYLLNLFSCFRKPQPQVYDGKSCWTAARRKCHRALLAASEASRVFFEKVLPCVVIKLRYLWLLWFLALSVGGAYVVCVNPKMKLPSLELSEFQLFRPSHPFERYDAEYKKLFMFERVHRGEELHMPITVVWGVSPEDNGDPLNPKSKGKLVLDGSFNIASPASQLWILRFCQKLRNQTFFHQTDEQDFTSCFIETFKQWMENQDCDEPALYLCCRRWSFPYKQEIFELCMKRAIMELERSTGYHLDSKTPGPRFDVNDTIRAVVLEFQSTYVFTLAYERMHQFYQEVDAWISRELSSAPEGLSNGWFVSSLEFYDLQDSLSDGTLIAMGLSVAVAFSVMLLTTWNVVISLYAIVSIAGTIFVTVGSLVLLGWELNVLESVIISVAVGLSVDFAVHYGVAYRLAPDTNREGKVIFSLSRMGSAIAMAALTTFVAGAMMMPSTVLAYTQLGTFMMLIMGVSWAFATFFFQCICRCLGPQGTCGQIPLPRKLRCGAFSHGLSATPGDKAPSGSCAGNAYHVAPRAPRSEAEREFYELEPLASHGCAAPGKAAYEELHVCSEAFSGRAKALGLPAHAAFSPSARGEAGPASLQPSLEQHPACAFLSLKQRCSCANTFQHWKPGPLASPRPGDGLCPRCAAAASSLVHVQPAARPVPEGLVCAIPRVHHCPCLQGRATRARLQRPAPPSLPLPPHLQGQEEPGAQAGDPTSAVRRSPRSSRRACCDPDRSQRGPCGDSAVGGGPGPGAAVDEAARHTEPRLSQDPEHWSPSGPKCVRSHVTGDARCCPDTRHSCDQGTCGSKDPQTPHGEASAPPAPTHSELAGESLLIKTL, encoded by the exons CTACGCGTCCCTGATAGCCGACTGGCCCGTGCTGGTGCTGGGCATGTGCACCCTGCTCATCGTAGTCTGCGCCTTGGTTGGGGTGTTAGTGCCGGAGCTTCCCGACTTCTCTGATCCACTGCTG GGTTTTGAGCCAAGAGGGACTGTGATAGGCCAGAGACTGGTTACGTGGAATAACATGGTGAAAAATACGGGATACAAGGCAACGTTGGCAAATTATCCATTTAAGTACGCAGATGAACAAGCGAAAAG CCATCGGGATGATAGATGGTCAGATGACCactatgaaagagagaaaagagaagtcgACTGGAACTTCCACAAAGACAGCTTTTTCTGCGACGTTCCGA GTGACCGGTACTCCAGGGTGGTGTTTGCGTCAGCCGGAGGGGACACGCTGTGGAGCTTACCTGCCATTAAGTCCATGTGCAGCGTGGATAACTCAAGG ATCAGAGCCCACCCGCAGTTCGGCGACCTGTGCCAGAGGACCACGGTGGCGTCCTGCTGCCCCAGCTGGACGCTGGGCAACTACATCGCCATCCTGAACAACAGGTCGTCCTGCCAGCAGATCGTGGAGCGGGACGTGTCGCACACGCTGAAGCTGCTGCGGGCCTGCGCCAAGCACTACCGCAACGGCACGCTGCAGCCCGACTGCTGGGACGCGGGCGCCCGCAGGAAGGGCCAGCTCAAGTGCAGCGGCGTGCCCCGCAAGTGCGTCAAGTACAACGCCGTGTACCAGATCCTGCACTTCCTGGTGGACAAGGACTTCCTGGCCCCGAAGGCGCCCGCCGCGCCCACCGCGCCCACGCTGAGGTACAGCATGCTCTTCTCGCCCACGGAGAAGGGGGAGAGCATGATGGACATCTACCTGGACAACTTCGAGAACTGGAACGGCTCCGACGGGGTGACCGCCGTGGCCGGGATCGAGTTCGGCATCAAGCACAGCCTGTTCCAGGACTACCTCCTGACGGACACAGCCTACCCGGCCATTgcggtgctgctggtgctgctggtcatGTGCGCCTACACCAGGTCCCTGTTCATCACCCTGATGACCATGTTTGCCGTCATCAGCTCGCTGATCGTGTCCTACTTCCTCTACCGCGTGGTGTTCAACTTCGAGTTCTTCCCGTTCATGAACCTGACGGCGCTGGTCATCCTGGTCGGCATCGGTGCGGACGACGCCTTCGTCCTGTGCGACGTGTGGAGCTACGCCAAGTGCGACAGGCCGCACGCGGCGACGGCGGAGACGGTGGGCGTCACCCTGCAGCACGCAGCGCTGTCCATGTTCGTCACCAGCTTCACCACGGCCGCTGCCTTCTACGCCAACTACGTGAGCAACATCACCGCCATCCGGTGCTTCGGGGTGTATGCAGGCACGGCCATCCTGGTGAACTACGTGCTCATGGTCACGTGGCTGCCGGCCGTGGTCGTCCTGCACGAGCGCTACCTCCTCAACCTGTTCAGCTGCTTCCGGAAGCCGCAGCCGCAGGTGTACGACGGCAAGAGCTGCTGGACGGCCGCCCGCCGGAAGTGCCACAGGGCGCTGCTCGCCGCATCCGAAGCCTCTCGCGTCTTTTTCGAGAAGGTGCTGCCGTGCGTCGTCATCAAGCTCCGCTACCTTTGGCTGCTGTGGTTCCTGGCCCTGAGCGTGGGCGGGGCCTACGTGGTGTGCGTGAACCCCAAGATGAAGCTGCCCTCGCTTGAGCTGTCTGAGTTCCAGCTGTTCAGGCCCTCGCACCCCTTCGAGCGCTACGACGCCGAGTACAAGAAGCTCTTCATGTTCGAGCGCGTCCACCGCGGGGAGGAGCTGCACATGCCCATCACGGTGGTGTGGGGGGTGTCCCCGGAGGACAACGGCGACCCCCTGAACCCCAAGAGCAAAGGCAAGCTGGTGTTGGACGGCAGCTTTAATATCGCCAGCCCCGCCTCCCAGCTCTGGATCCTGCGCTTCTGCCAGAAGCTGAGAAACCAGACCTTCTTCCACCAGACGGACGAGCAGGACTTCACGAGCTGCTTCATCGAGACGTTCAAGCAGTGGATGGAGAACCAGGACTGCGACGAGCCCGCGCTCTACCTCTGCTGCCGGCGCTGGAGCTTCCCCTACAAGCAGGAGATCTTCGAGCTGTGCATGAAGAGGGCCATCATGGAGCTGGAGAGGAGCACCGGCTACCACCTGGACAGCAAGACGCCGGGGCCGAGGTTCGACGTCAACGACACCATCCGGGCCGTGGTGCTGGAGTTCCAGAGCACCTACGTCTTCACGCTGGCCTACGAGAGGATGCACCAGTTCTACCAGGAGGTGGACGCCTGGATCTCCCGGGAGCTGAGCTCGGCGCCCGAGGGCCTCAGCAACGGCTGGTTTGTCAGCAGCCTGGAATTCTACGACCTGCAGGACAGCCTCTCCGACGGCACGCTCATCGCCATGGGGCTGTCGGTGGCCGTGGCCTTCAGCGTCATGCTGCTCACCACGTGGAACGTCGTCATAAGCCTGTACGCCATCGTCTCCATCGCCGGGACCATATTCGTCACCGTCGGCTCTCTGGTCCTGCTGGGGTGGGAGCTCAACGTGCTGGAGTCGGTCATCATCTCGGTGGCCGTCGGCCTGTCCGTCGACTTCGCCGTCCACTACGGGGTGGCCTACCGGCTGGCCCCAGACACCAACCGGGAGGGGAAGGTGATCTTCTCCCTGAGCCGCATGGGATCCGCCATCGCCATGGCCGCCCTGACCACCTTCGTGGCGGGGGCCATGATGATGCCGTCCACGGTTCTGGCCTACACGCAGCTCGGCACCTTCATGATGCTCATCATGGGCGTCAGCTGGGCCTTCGCCACCTTCTTTTTCCAGTGCATCTGCCGGTGCCTCGGGCCCCAGGGCACCTGCGGCCAGATTCCCCTCCCCAGGAAGCTCCGCTGCGGCGCCTTCTCCCACGGCTTGTCCGCGACACCCGGAGACAAGGCGCCAAGCGGCTCCTGCGCTGGGAATGCCTACCACGTGGCTCCCAGGGCCCCGAGGTCCGAGGCGGAGCGGGAGTTCTATGAGCTGGAGCCCCTGGCCTCCCACGGCTGCGCCGCCCCGGGGAAGGCGGCCTACGAGGAGCTGCACGTGTGCTCCGAGGCCTTCAGCGGCcgggcaaaggccctggggctgcccGCGCACGCAGCCTTCAGCCCCAGCGCCAGGGGCGAAGCAGGCCCGGCCTCTCTGCAGCCCTCGCTCGAGCAGCACCCCGCGTGTGCCTTCCTCTCCCTGAAGCAGAGGTGTAGCTGCGCCAACACGTTCCAACACTGGAAACCCGGCCCGCTCGCCTCCCCGCGGCCCGGCGACGGCCTGTGCCCCCGCTGTGCCGCCGCCGCCAGCAGCTTGGTGCACGTGCAGCCCGCCGCGCGCCCGGTCCCCGAAGGCCTGGTGTGCGCCATCCCGCGCGTCCACCACTGCCCCTGCCTGCAGGGCAGAGCCACGCGAGCCAGGCTGcagcgccccgcgccccccagcCTCCCGCTGCCACCGCACCTCCAGGGCCAGGAGGAGCCGGGGGCGCAGGCGGGGGACCCCACCTCCGCTGTCCGCAGGAGCCCCAGGTCTTCCCGGAGAGCGTGCTGCGATCCCGACAGGAGCCAGAGGGGACCGTGTGGGGACAGCGCCgtggggggcggcccggggccagGGGCTGCGGTGGACGAGGCAGCGAGGCACACGGAGCCACGCCTGTCACAGGACCCGGAACACTGGAGCCCCAGTGGGCCCAAGTGCGTGCGTAGCCACGTCACGGGGGACGCCCGGTGCTGCCCCGACACCCGTCACAGCTGCGACCAAGGGACGTGCGGTTCCAAGGACCCACAGACGCCACACGGCGAGGCCAGCGCGCCCCCAGCGCCGACACACTCGGAACTTGCGGGTGAAAGTTTGttaataaaaacactttaa